One part of the Lycium ferocissimum isolate CSIRO_LF1 chromosome 8, AGI_CSIRO_Lferr_CH_V1, whole genome shotgun sequence genome encodes these proteins:
- the LOC132066904 gene encoding pleckstrin homology domain-containing protein 1-like codes for MAVSLWRAVMGNNTTQSNNNDYDSIEFWSNPERTGWLTKQGEYIKTWRRRWFVLKQGKLFWFKESNITSESKPRGVIPVASCVTVKGAEDVLNKQFAFEISTREDTMYFIADSEKEKEDWINSIGRSIVQHSKSVTNDEIVDY; via the coding sequence ATGGCCGTTAGTCTATGGCGAGCAGTGATGGGCAACAACACCACTCAATCGAACAATAACGACTACGACTCCATCGAGTTCTGGTCTAACCCTGAACGAACCGGTTGGCTAACAAAACAAGGCGAGTACATAAAAACCTGGCGTCGTAGGTGGTTCGTATTAAAACAAGGAAAACTATTCTGGTTCAAAGAATCAAACATCACTAGCGAATCGAAACCACGTGGCGTGATCCCAGTGGCTAGTTGTGTTACTGTTAAAGGTGCTGAAGATGTGCTAAACAAGCAATTCGCTTTCGAGATTTCGACACGTGAAgatactatgtattttattgctGATtcggagaaggagaaggaggatTGGATTAATTCGATCGGACGGTCTATAGTGCAGCATTCTAAGTCTGTTACCAATGATGAAATTGTGGACTATTGA
- the LOC132068354 gene encoding small ribosomal subunit protein bTHXc, whose protein sequence is MASLLGAVPMAVQSMAALSPNLSFSRSHSVAGVSIAAATPSASISSLTLTSSNLPLIYCGRGDKKTAKGKRFNHSFGNARPRNKKKGRGPPRVAAPPAAPKRDPFDDGQVVKIEIHEN, encoded by the exons ATGGCTTCGTTACTAGGGGCAGTACCTATGGCTGTTCAATCCATGGCGGCTCTTTCTCCTAATTTATCCTTCTCTCGTTCTCACTCAGTAGCTGGCGTGTCAATTGCGGCAGCAACCCCTTCAGCATCAATTTCGTCTTTGACTCTCACCTCTTCAAACCTGCCATTGA TTTACTGCGGCAGAGGCGATAAGAAGACTGCGAAGGGCAAGCGCTTCAATCACTCCTTCGGCAAT GCAAGGCCAAGGAACAAGAAGAAGGGAAGAGGACCGCCTAGGGTTGCAGCACCTCCAGCAGCTCCAAAGAGGGATCCATTTGATGATGGCCAGGTCGTTAAAATTGAGATTCATGAAAACTAG